A single genomic interval of Apteryx mantelli isolate bAptMan1 chromosome 19, bAptMan1.hap1, whole genome shotgun sequence harbors:
- the SPATA20 gene encoding spermatogenesis-associated protein 20 isoform X1: protein MFAAPLRRARRCVFLKGSMTMATGGKNSEPSVPRYTNRLINEKSPYLLQHAHNPVDWYPWGQEAFDKAEKENKLIFLSVGYSTCHWCHVMEEESFKNKEIGEIMNKNFVCIKVDREERPDVDKVYMTFVQATSGGGGWPMSVWLTPDLKPFAGGTYFPPDDRVYRVGFRTVLLRIAEQWKQNKDTLLESSQKIMEALLIQAEIRGQAQESPPPSEEVMGTCFQQLSKSYDEEYGGFSEFPKFPTPVNLNFLFTYWALHRTTPEGARALQMALHTLKMMAYGGIHDHIGQGFHRYSTDQHWHVPHFEKMLYDQGQLAAAYTKAFQISGDEFFADVAGDILLYVSRDLSDQAGGFYSAEDADSYPTATSGEKREGAFCVWTAEEIRALLPDPVEGATEGTTLGDVFMHHYGVKEDGNVSPMKDPHKELKGKNVLIVKSSLELTAARFGLELGRLSALLRESRQRLSAARAQRPRPHLDTKMLASWNGLMISGFALAGATLAKEEYVSRAVQAASFLQRHLFDPTSGRLLRSCYRGKDNTVEQSAVPIQGFLEDYVFVIQALFDLYEASLDQGWLEWALQLQHMQDKLFWDPKGFAYFSSEAGDPSLLFRLKDDQDGAEPSANSVTVTNLLRAACYSGHMEWVEKAGRILAAFSERLLKIPVALPEMARASAAFHHTLKQVVICGDPQGEDTKDLLRCVHSVFCPNKVLMLADGDGAAFLRRQLPFLSSLERRDGKATAYLCSNFACSLPVTSPQELRTMLAPRASGAP, encoded by the exons atGTTCGCGGCGCCGCTGCGCCGGGCCCGCAG GTGTGTGTTTCTGAAGGGGAGCATGACCATGGCCACAGGAGGGAAAAACAGTGAGCCCAGTGTCCCTCGTTATACCAACCGCCTGATTAATGAGAAGTCCCCCTATCTCCTCCAGCATGCTCACAACCCCGTGGATTG GTACCCTTGGGGCCAGGAAGCCTTTgataaagcagagaaagaaaacaagctgATATTTCTGTCAG TTGGCTACTCCACCTGCCACTGGTGCCATGTGATGGAGGAGGAATCCTTCAAGAACAAGGAGATTGGTGAGATTATGAACAAGAACTTTGTGTGCATAAAAGTGGATCGTGAGGAGCGGCCAGATGTGGACAAAGTGTACATGACCTTTGTGCAG GCAACCAGCGGTGGAGGTGGTTGGCCGATGAGCGTCTGGCTGACTCCGGACCTCAAGCCCTTTGCAGGGGGGACGTACTTCCCTCCTGACGATAGAGTTTACCGTGTTGGCTTTCGGACTGTGCTGCTCCGAATCGCAGAGCAG TGGAAGCAGAACAAAGATACTCTGTTGGAGAGCAGTCAGAAGATCATGGAAGCACTCCTAATCCAGGCTGAGATCCGTGGCCAGGCCCAGGAGTCACCCCCGCCATCCGAAGAGGTGATGGGCACATGTTTCCAGCAGCTCTCCAAGTCCTATGATGAAGAGTATGGCGGCTTTTCAGAGTTCCCAAAGTTCCCCACCCCAG TGAATTTGAATTTCCTCTTCACGTACTGGGCCCTGCACCGAACGACTCCAGAAGGGGCCCGGGCACTGCAGATGGCCCTCCACACCCTCAAGATGATGGCCTACGGGGGCATTCATGACCACATTGGTCAG GGGTTTCACCGCTACTCCACTGACCAGCACTGGCACGTCCCTCACTTTGAGAAGATGCTGTATGACCAGGGACAGCTGGCAGCCGCGTATACCAAAGCATTTCAG ATCTCTGGTGATGAATTCTTTGCTGATGTTGCTGGAGATATTCTGCTCTATGTCTCCCGGGACCTGAGTGACCAG GCTGGAGGTTTCTACAGCGCAGAGGATGCGGACTCCTACCCGACCGCCACGTCTGGAGAGAAGCGAGAAGGGGCATTCTGTGTGTGGACGGCCGAGGAAATCCGGGCCCTCCTTCCTGACCCTGTCGAGGGGGCCACAGAAGGGACAACTCTGGGAGATGTCTTCATGCACCACTATGGGGTGAAGGAGGATGGCAACGTGAGCCCCATGAAG GACCCCCATaaggagctgaagggcaagaacGTCCTTATTGTCAAGTCCTCCCTGGAGCTGACAGCGGCCCGGTTTGGGCTGGAGCTGGGGCGGCTCAGCGCCCTGCTGCGGGAGAGCCGGCAGAGGCTGTCTGCAGCGCgggcgcagcggccgcggcctcACCTGGACACCAAGATGTTGGCATCGTGGAACG GACTGATGATCTCAGGCTTTGCCCTGGCTGGGGCAACCCTGGCCAAGGAGGAGTACGTGAGCCGGGCTGTGCAAGctgccagctttctgcagagacACCTTTTCGACCCCACCAGTGGGAGGTTGCTGCGGAGCTGCTACCGGGGCAAAGACAACACGGTGGAGCAGAG TGCTGTGCCCATCCAAGGGTTCCTGGAGGATTACGTCTTTGTCATCCAGGCTCTCTTTGACCTGTACGAGGCCTCGCTGGACCAGGGCTGGCTGGAGTGGGCCTTGCAGCTCCAGCACATGCAAGACAAGCTCTTCTGGGATCCCAAAGGCTTTGCGTATTTCTCCAGCGAGGCTGGCGACCCCTCTCTGCTCTTCCGCCTGAAGGACG ACCAAGACGGAGCAGAGCCCAGCGCCAACTCTGTCACTGTCACGAACCTGCTCCGAGCGGCCTGTTACTCTGGCCACATGGAGTGGGTGGAAAAAGCTGGGCGGATCTTGGCCGCCTTCTCAGAGAGGTTGCTGAAGATCCCAGTAGCCCTGCCAGAGATGGCCCGTGCTAGCGCTGCCTTCCATCACACCCTCAAACAG GTTGTTATCTGTGGGGACCCGCAAGGAGAAGACACGAAAGATCTGCTTCGCTGTGTCCACTCTGTCTTCTGCCCAAACAAG GTGCTGATGCTGGCAGACGGGGACGGCGCCGCGTTCCTCCGCCGCCAGCTGCCGTTTCTTTcgtctctggagaggagggatggGAAAGCCACGGCCTACCTCTGCAGCAACTTCGCCTGCTCCCTGCCCGTCACCTCGCCCCAGGAGCTGCGCACGATGCTCGCCCCGCGTGCCAGCGGCGCCCCGTGA
- the SPATA20 gene encoding spermatogenesis-associated protein 20 isoform X2 — protein MEEESFKNKEIGEIMNKNFVCIKVDREERPDVDKVYMTFVQATSGGGGWPMSVWLTPDLKPFAGGTYFPPDDRVYRVGFRTVLLRIAEQWKQNKDTLLESSQKIMEALLIQAEIRGQAQESPPPSEEVMGTCFQQLSKSYDEEYGGFSEFPKFPTPVNLNFLFTYWALHRTTPEGARALQMALHTLKMMAYGGIHDHIGQGFHRYSTDQHWHVPHFEKMLYDQGQLAAAYTKAFQISGDEFFADVAGDILLYVSRDLSDQAGGFYSAEDADSYPTATSGEKREGAFCVWTAEEIRALLPDPVEGATEGTTLGDVFMHHYGVKEDGNVSPMKDPHKELKGKNVLIVKSSLELTAARFGLELGRLSALLRESRQRLSAARAQRPRPHLDTKMLASWNGLMISGFALAGATLAKEEYVSRAVQAASFLQRHLFDPTSGRLLRSCYRGKDNTVEQSAVPIQGFLEDYVFVIQALFDLYEASLDQGWLEWALQLQHMQDKLFWDPKGFAYFSSEAGDPSLLFRLKDDQDGAEPSANSVTVTNLLRAACYSGHMEWVEKAGRILAAFSERLLKIPVALPEMARASAAFHHTLKQVVICGDPQGEDTKDLLRCVHSVFCPNKVLMLADGDGAAFLRRQLPFLSSLERRDGKATAYLCSNFACSLPVTSPQELRTMLAPRASGAP, from the exons ATGGAGGAGGAATCCTTCAAGAACAAGGAGATTGGTGAGATTATGAACAAGAACTTTGTGTGCATAAAAGTGGATCGTGAGGAGCGGCCAGATGTGGACAAAGTGTACATGACCTTTGTGCAG GCAACCAGCGGTGGAGGTGGTTGGCCGATGAGCGTCTGGCTGACTCCGGACCTCAAGCCCTTTGCAGGGGGGACGTACTTCCCTCCTGACGATAGAGTTTACCGTGTTGGCTTTCGGACTGTGCTGCTCCGAATCGCAGAGCAG TGGAAGCAGAACAAAGATACTCTGTTGGAGAGCAGTCAGAAGATCATGGAAGCACTCCTAATCCAGGCTGAGATCCGTGGCCAGGCCCAGGAGTCACCCCCGCCATCCGAAGAGGTGATGGGCACATGTTTCCAGCAGCTCTCCAAGTCCTATGATGAAGAGTATGGCGGCTTTTCAGAGTTCCCAAAGTTCCCCACCCCAG TGAATTTGAATTTCCTCTTCACGTACTGGGCCCTGCACCGAACGACTCCAGAAGGGGCCCGGGCACTGCAGATGGCCCTCCACACCCTCAAGATGATGGCCTACGGGGGCATTCATGACCACATTGGTCAG GGGTTTCACCGCTACTCCACTGACCAGCACTGGCACGTCCCTCACTTTGAGAAGATGCTGTATGACCAGGGACAGCTGGCAGCCGCGTATACCAAAGCATTTCAG ATCTCTGGTGATGAATTCTTTGCTGATGTTGCTGGAGATATTCTGCTCTATGTCTCCCGGGACCTGAGTGACCAG GCTGGAGGTTTCTACAGCGCAGAGGATGCGGACTCCTACCCGACCGCCACGTCTGGAGAGAAGCGAGAAGGGGCATTCTGTGTGTGGACGGCCGAGGAAATCCGGGCCCTCCTTCCTGACCCTGTCGAGGGGGCCACAGAAGGGACAACTCTGGGAGATGTCTTCATGCACCACTATGGGGTGAAGGAGGATGGCAACGTGAGCCCCATGAAG GACCCCCATaaggagctgaagggcaagaacGTCCTTATTGTCAAGTCCTCCCTGGAGCTGACAGCGGCCCGGTTTGGGCTGGAGCTGGGGCGGCTCAGCGCCCTGCTGCGGGAGAGCCGGCAGAGGCTGTCTGCAGCGCgggcgcagcggccgcggcctcACCTGGACACCAAGATGTTGGCATCGTGGAACG GACTGATGATCTCAGGCTTTGCCCTGGCTGGGGCAACCCTGGCCAAGGAGGAGTACGTGAGCCGGGCTGTGCAAGctgccagctttctgcagagacACCTTTTCGACCCCACCAGTGGGAGGTTGCTGCGGAGCTGCTACCGGGGCAAAGACAACACGGTGGAGCAGAG TGCTGTGCCCATCCAAGGGTTCCTGGAGGATTACGTCTTTGTCATCCAGGCTCTCTTTGACCTGTACGAGGCCTCGCTGGACCAGGGCTGGCTGGAGTGGGCCTTGCAGCTCCAGCACATGCAAGACAAGCTCTTCTGGGATCCCAAAGGCTTTGCGTATTTCTCCAGCGAGGCTGGCGACCCCTCTCTGCTCTTCCGCCTGAAGGACG ACCAAGACGGAGCAGAGCCCAGCGCCAACTCTGTCACTGTCACGAACCTGCTCCGAGCGGCCTGTTACTCTGGCCACATGGAGTGGGTGGAAAAAGCTGGGCGGATCTTGGCCGCCTTCTCAGAGAGGTTGCTGAAGATCCCAGTAGCCCTGCCAGAGATGGCCCGTGCTAGCGCTGCCTTCCATCACACCCTCAAACAG GTTGTTATCTGTGGGGACCCGCAAGGAGAAGACACGAAAGATCTGCTTCGCTGTGTCCACTCTGTCTTCTGCCCAAACAAG GTGCTGATGCTGGCAGACGGGGACGGCGCCGCGTTCCTCCGCCGCCAGCTGCCGTTTCTTTcgtctctggagaggagggatggGAAAGCCACGGCCTACCTCTGCAGCAACTTCGCCTGCTCCCTGCCCGTCACCTCGCCCCAGGAGCTGCGCACGATGCTCGCCCCGCGTGCCAGCGGCGCCCCGTGA
- the SPATA20 gene encoding spermatogenesis-associated protein 20 isoform X3: MSVWLTPDLKPFAGGTYFPPDDRVYRVGFRTVLLRIAEQWKQNKDTLLESSQKIMEALLIQAEIRGQAQESPPPSEEVMGTCFQQLSKSYDEEYGGFSEFPKFPTPVNLNFLFTYWALHRTTPEGARALQMALHTLKMMAYGGIHDHIGQGFHRYSTDQHWHVPHFEKMLYDQGQLAAAYTKAFQISGDEFFADVAGDILLYVSRDLSDQAGGFYSAEDADSYPTATSGEKREGAFCVWTAEEIRALLPDPVEGATEGTTLGDVFMHHYGVKEDGNVSPMKDPHKELKGKNVLIVKSSLELTAARFGLELGRLSALLRESRQRLSAARAQRPRPHLDTKMLASWNGLMISGFALAGATLAKEEYVSRAVQAASFLQRHLFDPTSGRLLRSCYRGKDNTVEQSAVPIQGFLEDYVFVIQALFDLYEASLDQGWLEWALQLQHMQDKLFWDPKGFAYFSSEAGDPSLLFRLKDDQDGAEPSANSVTVTNLLRAACYSGHMEWVEKAGRILAAFSERLLKIPVALPEMARASAAFHHTLKQVVICGDPQGEDTKDLLRCVHSVFCPNKVLMLADGDGAAFLRRQLPFLSSLERRDGKATAYLCSNFACSLPVTSPQELRTMLAPRASGAP; encoded by the exons ATGAGCGTCTGGCTGACTCCGGACCTCAAGCCCTTTGCAGGGGGGACGTACTTCCCTCCTGACGATAGAGTTTACCGTGTTGGCTTTCGGACTGTGCTGCTCCGAATCGCAGAGCAG TGGAAGCAGAACAAAGATACTCTGTTGGAGAGCAGTCAGAAGATCATGGAAGCACTCCTAATCCAGGCTGAGATCCGTGGCCAGGCCCAGGAGTCACCCCCGCCATCCGAAGAGGTGATGGGCACATGTTTCCAGCAGCTCTCCAAGTCCTATGATGAAGAGTATGGCGGCTTTTCAGAGTTCCCAAAGTTCCCCACCCCAG TGAATTTGAATTTCCTCTTCACGTACTGGGCCCTGCACCGAACGACTCCAGAAGGGGCCCGGGCACTGCAGATGGCCCTCCACACCCTCAAGATGATGGCCTACGGGGGCATTCATGACCACATTGGTCAG GGGTTTCACCGCTACTCCACTGACCAGCACTGGCACGTCCCTCACTTTGAGAAGATGCTGTATGACCAGGGACAGCTGGCAGCCGCGTATACCAAAGCATTTCAG ATCTCTGGTGATGAATTCTTTGCTGATGTTGCTGGAGATATTCTGCTCTATGTCTCCCGGGACCTGAGTGACCAG GCTGGAGGTTTCTACAGCGCAGAGGATGCGGACTCCTACCCGACCGCCACGTCTGGAGAGAAGCGAGAAGGGGCATTCTGTGTGTGGACGGCCGAGGAAATCCGGGCCCTCCTTCCTGACCCTGTCGAGGGGGCCACAGAAGGGACAACTCTGGGAGATGTCTTCATGCACCACTATGGGGTGAAGGAGGATGGCAACGTGAGCCCCATGAAG GACCCCCATaaggagctgaagggcaagaacGTCCTTATTGTCAAGTCCTCCCTGGAGCTGACAGCGGCCCGGTTTGGGCTGGAGCTGGGGCGGCTCAGCGCCCTGCTGCGGGAGAGCCGGCAGAGGCTGTCTGCAGCGCgggcgcagcggccgcggcctcACCTGGACACCAAGATGTTGGCATCGTGGAACG GACTGATGATCTCAGGCTTTGCCCTGGCTGGGGCAACCCTGGCCAAGGAGGAGTACGTGAGCCGGGCTGTGCAAGctgccagctttctgcagagacACCTTTTCGACCCCACCAGTGGGAGGTTGCTGCGGAGCTGCTACCGGGGCAAAGACAACACGGTGGAGCAGAG TGCTGTGCCCATCCAAGGGTTCCTGGAGGATTACGTCTTTGTCATCCAGGCTCTCTTTGACCTGTACGAGGCCTCGCTGGACCAGGGCTGGCTGGAGTGGGCCTTGCAGCTCCAGCACATGCAAGACAAGCTCTTCTGGGATCCCAAAGGCTTTGCGTATTTCTCCAGCGAGGCTGGCGACCCCTCTCTGCTCTTCCGCCTGAAGGACG ACCAAGACGGAGCAGAGCCCAGCGCCAACTCTGTCACTGTCACGAACCTGCTCCGAGCGGCCTGTTACTCTGGCCACATGGAGTGGGTGGAAAAAGCTGGGCGGATCTTGGCCGCCTTCTCAGAGAGGTTGCTGAAGATCCCAGTAGCCCTGCCAGAGATGGCCCGTGCTAGCGCTGCCTTCCATCACACCCTCAAACAG GTTGTTATCTGTGGGGACCCGCAAGGAGAAGACACGAAAGATCTGCTTCGCTGTGTCCACTCTGTCTTCTGCCCAAACAAG GTGCTGATGCTGGCAGACGGGGACGGCGCCGCGTTCCTCCGCCGCCAGCTGCCGTTTCTTTcgtctctggagaggagggatggGAAAGCCACGGCCTACCTCTGCAGCAACTTCGCCTGCTCCCTGCCCGTCACCTCGCCCCAGGAGCTGCGCACGATGCTCGCCCCGCGTGCCAGCGGCGCCCCGTGA